The sequence below is a genomic window from Planctomycetota bacterium.
TAAAATCCGCCTGGGAAAGCCCGGCTAAAATAATACACCGCGATATCAAGCCGTCCAATATTATGATTTCTTTTTCCAGCTCTGTTATTTGCCAGACCAAGGTTTCACGGGAAGCGGAAAGCTCTGCACTTCTTGATTACGATATAAAGGAATCCCATGTTAAAGTAATGGATTTCGGGCTGGCTAAATCTCAGGGAGGGGAGGATAAGGATGCAACTTTAGCCGGTACGGTTATCGGCACCCCGAAATATATTTCTCCGGAGCAGGGTCTTGGCAAAGCCGCGGATATCAGGTCTGATATTTATTCATTGGGAATTGTCCTTTATGAAATGGCAACCGGCCGGATTCCTTTTGAAAGCGAAACTGCCATGAGTCTTATCCGGCATCATATTTACGATACGGCCGTAATGCCGAGCCAGTTTAACCAGAATATTCCGCCTGATTTGGAAGCGGTTATCCTTAAGTGCATCCAGAAAGACCCGGGGAACCGTTATCAAAGCCCGAATGAACTGCTGGAAGATTTAGAAGCAGTGCGCCAGTCACGTAAGCCTACGCATGCCAGTTCATTCATGTCAGCAACCGGAGCGACTATGATTTCCCGTCCTGCCGGTAAGAGAAATATTGGCCGGTTAGTGGCGCTTGCCATGGTTTTAATCGCGGCCGCAGGAATTTATTTTTATACGCAGAATAACAGGAAAGTAATACCGCCTGCGCCTAATCCGGCCGTAGGTCCCCAGAGCAACGTGAATAATAATTCAAACGTAGCGCAGCCGCTGCCTGTTGAGCAGGTGGATATCGCCGGGCTTGCAAACCAGGTCAGGACCGCCCTTAAACTTAAACAATTCAGCGCGGCAAGCGATTTGATATTGAAGCTTTCCGGAATAAAAGACGTTAATAAAGATGAGCTTGACCAGTTAATTACCGAATACAGTGCGGCGTTTAACGCGGCTAATGTATCCCAGAATACGGATGCCGCCAAGGTTGAAAATGAAAGGCAGATTAAGATAAACTTGGATGCGGCAAGAAAAGAATTGGATGCGAATAATTTTACGAAAGCCAGAGAATATGTCGTAAAAGCCAGGCTTATAGATGACGCTTATCCTGAAATAAAAAGGGTGGAACAGGAGATTTCCGATAAATTTACCCTGCAAACAATAAATCCGACGCAACCGGTACAGCCGCCGGACGACCAAACTGCTTCCGGCGATTCTAATATTGTAAAAATCCAAAGGTTGATGCAGGAAGTAAGCGCTTTAATGGCGCAAAAGACTTCGGAGAACTTGAAAAAAGCATCCAGTAAAATAGCCGAAGCTTACAGCATAGTAGCGCAGGATAAAACCATCCCGCCTGAACTGGTTAAAGAGATTAATATCATTATCCAACAGGTATCAAGTGAAAAGGAAAAAATAGAAGCGGATGAAACGAAAAAGGAAAGAAAGAAAAATTATGAGAGTTTTATCGCTTCCGGTAAAAAATTACTGCTTGAATATGATTGGGATAATGCAATCATGGCTTTTGAGGAAGCAAAAGGATATGCAGATGCGGGTAATGATAAGGTTGAGGCGGAAAAGCAGTTAGAAAGAGCTAACGGGGAGAAACAGAAATTAGACCGTTTTAAATCGCTTATTGCCGAAGCCGATAAGTTTATGGGAGGCAGTTCCTGGGAAGAGTTCGAGCAGGCGTTAAAAATATATAATGAAGCCAGTAAGGTTTTGGATTATAAAGATGATGCCAAAAACGGCGTTAAAGATACGAAAAAGAAATTAAGTGATTATTGTTATAACCAGGGGCGTGACTATGAGGAAAAACAAATATATTTGAAATCTCTGGAGTGGTATGAAAAGGCTTTGAATGATTATGCGAGAGTCGGAGGCGATGATGAAACTATCCGCCGCCGTAGGGAAGAAATTTCAATGGTTATAAAAGCTCCCGATAATATGCAATTCGTAGATGGCGGTGAGTTTTTAATGGGAGAGGAAAAGAAAAAAGTATTCCAACCGCCTTTCTTTATAGATAGATACGAAGTGACCAATGAGGATTACAAGAGGTTTTTAGATGCGATTAAGCAAAATAATCCCCACATTAAATGCCATCCGGATGAGCCTAAGCAGGTTAATAGCAGTCCCAAAGACCATACTCCCCAAGGATGGGCAGACGGGAAATTCCCTCCTAATGAAAGTAAATATCCGGTGGTGGGTATTGATTGGTACGATGCTTATGCTTACGCACAGTGGGCGAATAAACGGCTTCCCACCGAAGCAGAATGGGAAAAGGCCGCCCGCGGTATGGACGGTCGTATATATCCGTGGGGAGACGATAAAAAGAAAAATAACGTGAATATTGCCCGTTCTTCAAAACAGGAAGATAGAGGAGTGATTGCGGAAGTCGGAATGTTTAAGGAAGATAAAAGCTATTGCGGTTGTTTTGACATGGAGGGTAATGTTTCCGAATGGATAGCGGATACCGATCCCAAAAACAATCTTAAGAAACTGCTTAAAGGCTTTAGCTTTATAGAATTACTGACTCCGCTTTATAAAAAGACTTCCATGATGATACATGACCGTTTTGGCCATATCGGGTTCCGGTGTGTAAAACCGCTTGAAACAATCAAATAATTCTTGACGGCGTTTATATTGAAATATACTATAAGCCTAAAGTTTGATGATAAATTAATTGTTGATAAGGAGAGAAATATGAGAAAGGCATTGATGCTGTTGGTGATATTAGCGGCTGGTGTTATGATAAGCGGTTGCTGGGCGACCAACTCAAAACTGATGGATGAAATTTCAAAAGCAAAAAGCGAAATAGCAACCCAAACAGACGGAAAAATCGATGCCGCTAAAAAAACATCGAGTGATGATGTTAAAAGGGTCGAAGGCAGGCTGGACAATGAAAGCCTTCAGAAACTGGCCGCTCTCCAGGAAGAGTTGTATAAACTTAAACAAGAACTGAATAAAAATATCGAAGATAAAACAGCTGAATTATCCAAATTATTTAATTCGATTAAAACCCAGTTGGATACCGCAAAGCTGGCAAACGAAGACCAGATTATCCAGCTTTCCAAGGATTTACGCACCGTCGGCAATGTCCTGGCGAATATGCTGGATGCACAGAAAGAAGGCCTTGACCGGGCGTTGATTGAATTGCAGAAATGGCTCCAGCCTAATCCGGGCGGCGGTTCGGAGAAACAGCCTCCGGTTCCTCCTGAAGAAGAATAAAACTAAAAAGTCTTTTGTCAGGTTTTAATGGCATATAAATTAGCAACTTCCGACCTGCACAGTTGGCGTGAGGTAAGCGGCAAGAAATCACTTCCCGGTGAAATGCTTCTGGATTTGGCGCCTCTTGTTGATATTATTTTTACGCTGATTCTTTTCTTCATGCTCACTTCCCCTTTTGTCACCCAATGGGGGATTAAAGTTGATTTGCCCTCTTTAAAACAGGTCGCGCCGGTTAAATTTTCGGAGTTGGAAATTACCATAACCGCCGTTAACCAAATTTATATCCAAAGCAAACCTGTTAATATGGCGTCTCTGCGCTATGAGTTACGGAAAGCCGCGGTTCAGGATAAATCGGTCAGCATCGTTTGTGATTCTAAAGCGCAATTGGGTGTTGTTTTGGAAGTGCGCGATATCGTTTTAGAATCTGGTGTTAAAAAGCTTAACTTGAGAACACGCTTAAAATCAGAATAGCCTATCCTCATTTTCTTGCCATTTCTTTGGCGCTATTTAAAAACTCTTTACATTTAGGCGATGATTAGCTAAAATACGCCTTATGAAATGTCCCAAGTGCCAGACGGAAAATCCCGAACAGGCAAAGTTTTGTATTGAATGCGGTACTAAGGTGAATGTCCGTGAAACGATGGTGGGCATGGAATTTGATAAGTCAATATCCGTTGCCGCAAGTGAATCTGAACGCCGTCTGGCGACAATTATTTTTGCCGATTTAGTCGGATATACTTCTTTGGCTGAAACCATGGATCCGGAAGAGGTCCACGCTTTGCTTGACCTTATTTTTTCCCAATTTGAAAAAGTCATAAAGGAAAAAGGTGGTTATGTTGACAGGCTAATCGGCGATGCTTTAATCGGCGTATTTGGGATTCCTCATGCTTCGGAATCAGACCCTGACCAGGCGGTTCATGCGGCTATTCAAATGCGTAGCGAACTGAAGAAGGTATCATTAAGTTACGGCCACGATTTATCAATCAGGGTCGGCATTAACAGCGGTGAAATCTTATGGGGCAGTGTAGCTGGTGGCGACTCGACCGTATGGGGAGATACCGTTAATGTGGCACAGCGCCTGCAAACCGCCGCTTCAATTAACTCGATTATCATTTCACAATCAACTAAACGGCGCCTTAAACAAGGGTATCGTCTGAATCAGATTGCTTCTCTTAAATTAAAGGGAAAGGAACAGTTTGTCCAGGCATATGAAGTCATCGACCTTGAGGAAGTTAAATTGCCTGCGGCTATTCCGTTTGTTGGGCGCAAGGAACAACTTGAGGCGTTGCAGCAGTCAATAGAAAAAACCATTGCGGATAAGAAGCCGTCTTTGGTTTTATTGACCGGAGAAGCCGGCGTTGGTAAAAGCCGTCTTCTGGAGGAGTTCAACGGATTTATTAAAAATGCGCCATATGAATTTAAGATTTTTACGGAACGCTGTTTACCTCATGCGCAATTGCCTTATGACCCTTTATCTGGAATCATCCGCCATTATCTTGACCTGACAAATTTGTCTTTAGCGGATGCGCAGAAACGCTTGGTAAAAGAGGTTGCCCGACTGCTTCCGGATAGCCCGCTGGCGCATCATTTCCTGGGGTTTTTCCTGGGGATGAAATACCCGGAATCACCGCTTGAAGAACTTACCCCGGATGCCGCCCGCACCTCGGCGTTTAATATCCTGAAAAGGCTTTTGGAACGCGTCTCTCAGGATGTCAGTTCGTTGATTATTACCATAGAAGATTTACAGTGGGGCGATATCGGAACCAAGGATTTCCTTAAATACTTAAATGATGCCGCATCGAACTGTGCCGTGATGGTGATCGCTACGGTTCGCATGCAGGAAAATATAACTGATTATATAAATCATGTCAGGGAAAATATCAGGACCGTTTCCGAATCACGCTGGAAATTAGTGGAACTTACGCCTTTTTCCAAGGACCTGACCAAGCAATTTATTGATTCCCTTATAAAAAACGCGAAGATTTCTACGCGCTTTGTAGATGAGTTATGGATAAAAACCGGTGGAAATCCACTGTTTCTTGAAGAGCTTTTGAGGGGGTTGATTGAGGAAGCTGCTTTTGATACGGGTGGTGAAAGCGGGGTGATGTCTTTACCGGAAAACGTCTGGCAAATCATCGAAAGCCGTGTTGACCGGCTTTCTGATGCGGAGAAAAAAACCATTAAAGTTGCTTCAGTTTTCGGGAGGATTTTCTGGGAAAAAGGATTAGAACAATGTCTTCAGCAGACTGTGCGCGAAACTCTGCATCAGCTGGAATCAAAAGGATTTATCGTCCGTGATACCGAAAGCTTGTACCGGAACGATTCCGAATATAGTTTCCGCCATGAACTTATCCGCGACGTCTGTTACCGTATGCTCCTGAAGCGCGACAGGATTAATTACCATCATATTGTCTTTGATTTCCTGCAGAATAAGCGTAATAGCAATGAACTCAGCGAAGAACTTTATCTCAAGCTGGGTAGTTATCATGCGGAAGAATCAAACGAATTGAAAACCGCCATAGAGTTTTATGAAAAATACGGAGACTATGAAAATAACCGTTATATGTTGGATGAATCTTTATGGGTTTACCGCAAGGCGCAGGAATTGGTTGATAAAGCGGAAATTAAGGATGATCCTGCGACTAAAGTAAGGCTGATAGAGAAAGAAGCGGAAATTTACTACTATCTTTCACGGTATAATGAAGCTGTTGAGCGTTATGAAAAACTCAGGGTTGAGCCTCCGCACTGGTCTTGGCGTGTCAAAGGACTTTTGGGTATCGCCGAAGTTCACGAAAAGCAATCTGATTACGAAGCGTCATTCCGTTATGCCGGCGAAGCCGCTGAGATTGCCTTTCACGGGCAAAATAATTATCTTTTGGGGAAATCGCTCAATCTCGTGGCGCTTTCGCTTATCGGCAAGGGGTTGTATGGGGGAGCTTCTAAATTAGCCGAAAGGGTTAAGGCGTCGTTTACCCAGGCGATGACCGAGCCATCCATCTCACCGCAGCAGTTAAGCCAGATTAAAAAAGAGCTGGCAAACAGCTTGAATAATATCGGCTTGGTTTACTGGTATCAGGGGGAATATGATTCGGCCATGTCCGCTTATGAATCGGCTTTGGGCGTTATGGAGGAAATTAATAACCGTTACGGTATCGCTGCTTCATACATAAATATTGGCAATATCCGCCGTGACCAGGGTAATTACCAATCGGCCCTTGATTATTACCAAAAATCGCTGACCACTTCCCAGATGATTGGAAGCCGTCGCGGAATGGCTGTGGCGCTTCTTAATATCGGCGCGATTTATCACGATAAAGGAGATTACCAGAAGGCGCACGAATATTTTAACCAGAGCCTTAATTTAAGCCGTGAAATCAATGCCAGGCGTGAGGAAACCGTTGCGCTTACTTCTATCGGTAATCTTTACCATGACCAGGGTGAATACGGACGTGCCCTTAAAACTCATTTGGAAAGCCTTCCCTTAAAAAGGCAGTTGTCTGAAAAAACCGAACTGGTGATTGCGCTTCTCAATATCGCCACGCTTTTCTTTGAACGCGGCGATTACGGCGAAGCCGCTCCGTTGGTTGCCGAGGCGGAACAGATTGTCAGCCAGGTCAAAGCCAAGATGGAAATTATTACCTCGCTTAATACCATGGGAAGGATGCTGGTGTATTTCGCCCTTATGGGCGGTTTACCCGGGACGTCAAAAGCAACACTTTTTAACAAGGCAAAAGAATATGTCCAGACCGCCTTGAAAATGGCAAAGGCCTTAAACCTGAAGACGCAAACTTTGGAAGCTATCACCTCACTTGCTTTGCTCAATGTCCAGGAAGGCGTTTCTAATGTGGATTCTCATCCAAAGACAACGCTTAATAATCAGGATGGGGATATCTTTTTCCGGGACGCGTATAAATTATTGAAAGAGGCGGAAGCTTTACTGCCGTATATTTATAATAAAGAATCGCAGATACATTATTATTTTGCCTACGCCCGTTATTATTTGGAAATTATCAATTACCTTGGTAAAAAGAAAAAGGACAATGCCGTGGCGCGTGAGCTTGAACAAGCCATCCAGGAAGTCACTAAAATTACTACCAAGGCTTTAAATATAACCCAGGAGCTCGGTCTTAAACGGCTCCAGCCGGAAGCCATGTTCCTTTACGTCCAGGCGCTTTCCGTTTCAGGGGAAAAAGACAAGGCGGCAAATTATTATGAAAACTGCCGCCAGCTGGCTGAAATGATGGGGCTTAAACCTTTCCTGCGCATGACGGCCCGTATGCCGGTCTGATGATAATTTTGGACAAAGTCCACGATTTTATTTGACAAATATCGACTAAACGTTTATTTTTGTTTTCTGATGCTTAAATAAAATATAGGAGATGAATCATATGGCACAACAGCAAACGGCTACGGCAACCAAAACCAAAGAATTCTGGAGATGGAAAGAATATAACTGGCATGATGATGCCAAGGATTGGAAGAAAGCGAAAATCGTAACTGCCGGAGTCGATGTCGGTTCGGTTTCGTCCAAAACAGCCATCATGATAGATGGTGAGCTTTATGCCTATAGCCTGATGCGCACCGGAGCGGATAGCCCACAATCAGCCCGCAAAACTATGGAATGGGCAATGGAAGGCACAGGAATGACCCTCGATAATGTCCAGTATGTTGTCGGAACAGGTTATGGCCGTGTTAACGTTCCGTTTGCCAAGAAAGCCATTACGGAAATCGCCTGCCATGCGCGCGGCGCTAATCATATCTGGGGTCCGACCGTTAAAACGGTTCTCGATATGGGCGGCCAGGATTGCAAAGCCATTAAATGCGATGAAAAAGGCAAGGTCACCGCATTCCTGATGAATGATAAATGCGCCGCCGGAACCGGGCGCGGAATGGAAGTCTTTGCGGATTTACTTTCTGTCCCAATCGAAGAAATGGGGGAATGGTCGTTCAAAGTGGATAAAGAACCCGAACCTGTTTCTTCCACCTGCGTGGTGTTTGCCAAGTCAGAGGCAATCGGGCTTTTGCGCCAGGGTTGGCCCAAGGAAAAAGTGCTGGCGGCATATTCCTCTGCCATGGCTCACCGTGTATTTACGCTTCTGGAAAAGGTCGGAGT
It includes:
- a CDS encoding SUMF1/EgtB/PvdO family nonheme iron enzyme, whose product is MPTIGDFCFEQENLLGKGAWGEVYLGKQVSLERPVAIKILKKEMTQDADFVKRFKREAMSLAKMVDEHIIQVYGAGEYEGSHFFAMEYVQGMPLQKFIDRGKQFPADDVIYIGMSVAKALKSAWESPAKIIHRDIKPSNIMISFSSSVICQTKVSREAESSALLDYDIKESHVKVMDFGLAKSQGGEDKDATLAGTVIGTPKYISPEQGLGKAADIRSDIYSLGIVLYEMATGRIPFESETAMSLIRHHIYDTAVMPSQFNQNIPPDLEAVILKCIQKDPGNRYQSPNELLEDLEAVRQSRKPTHASSFMSATGATMISRPAGKRNIGRLVALAMVLIAAAGIYFYTQNNRKVIPPAPNPAVGPQSNVNNNSNVAQPLPVEQVDIAGLANQVRTALKLKQFSAASDLILKLSGIKDVNKDELDQLITEYSAAFNAANVSQNTDAAKVENERQIKINLDAARKELDANNFTKAREYVVKARLIDDAYPEIKRVEQEISDKFTLQTINPTQPVQPPDDQTASGDSNIVKIQRLMQEVSALMAQKTSENLKKASSKIAEAYSIVAQDKTIPPELVKEINIIIQQVSSEKEKIEADETKKERKKNYESFIASGKKLLLEYDWDNAIMAFEEAKGYADAGNDKVEAEKQLERANGEKQKLDRFKSLIAEADKFMGGSSWEEFEQALKIYNEASKVLDYKDDAKNGVKDTKKKLSDYCYNQGRDYEEKQIYLKSLEWYEKALNDYARVGGDDETIRRRREEISMVIKAPDNMQFVDGGEFLMGEEKKKVFQPPFFIDRYEVTNEDYKRFLDAIKQNNPHIKCHPDEPKQVNSSPKDHTPQGWADGKFPPNESKYPVVGIDWYDAYAYAQWANKRLPTEAEWEKAARGMDGRIYPWGDDKKKNNVNIARSSKQEDRGVIAEVGMFKEDKSYCGCFDMEGNVSEWIADTDPKNNLKKLLKGFSFIELLTPLYKKTSMMIHDRFGHIGFRCVKPLETIK
- a CDS encoding biopolymer transporter ExbD; protein product: MAYKLATSDLHSWREVSGKKSLPGEMLLDLAPLVDIIFTLILFFMLTSPFVTQWGIKVDLPSLKQVAPVKFSELEITITAVNQIYIQSKPVNMASLRYELRKAAVQDKSVSIVCDSKAQLGVVLEVRDIVLESGVKKLNLRTRLKSE
- a CDS encoding tetratricopeptide repeat protein; translated protein: MKCPKCQTENPEQAKFCIECGTKVNVRETMVGMEFDKSISVAASESERRLATIIFADLVGYTSLAETMDPEEVHALLDLIFSQFEKVIKEKGGYVDRLIGDALIGVFGIPHASESDPDQAVHAAIQMRSELKKVSLSYGHDLSIRVGINSGEILWGSVAGGDSTVWGDTVNVAQRLQTAASINSIIISQSTKRRLKQGYRLNQIASLKLKGKEQFVQAYEVIDLEEVKLPAAIPFVGRKEQLEALQQSIEKTIADKKPSLVLLTGEAGVGKSRLLEEFNGFIKNAPYEFKIFTERCLPHAQLPYDPLSGIIRHYLDLTNLSLADAQKRLVKEVARLLPDSPLAHHFLGFFLGMKYPESPLEELTPDAARTSAFNILKRLLERVSQDVSSLIITIEDLQWGDIGTKDFLKYLNDAASNCAVMVIATVRMQENITDYINHVRENIRTVSESRWKLVELTPFSKDLTKQFIDSLIKNAKISTRFVDELWIKTGGNPLFLEELLRGLIEEAAFDTGGESGVMSLPENVWQIIESRVDRLSDAEKKTIKVASVFGRIFWEKGLEQCLQQTVRETLHQLESKGFIVRDTESLYRNDSEYSFRHELIRDVCYRMLLKRDRINYHHIVFDFLQNKRNSNELSEELYLKLGSYHAEESNELKTAIEFYEKYGDYENNRYMLDESLWVYRKAQELVDKAEIKDDPATKVRLIEKEAEIYYYLSRYNEAVERYEKLRVEPPHWSWRVKGLLGIAEVHEKQSDYEASFRYAGEAAEIAFHGQNNYLLGKSLNLVALSLIGKGLYGGASKLAERVKASFTQAMTEPSISPQQLSQIKKELANSLNNIGLVYWYQGEYDSAMSAYESALGVMEEINNRYGIAASYINIGNIRRDQGNYQSALDYYQKSLTTSQMIGSRRGMAVALLNIGAIYHDKGDYQKAHEYFNQSLNLSREINARREETVALTSIGNLYHDQGEYGRALKTHLESLPLKRQLSEKTELVIALLNIATLFFERGDYGEAAPLVAEAEQIVSQVKAKMEIITSLNTMGRMLVYFALMGGLPGTSKATLFNKAKEYVQTALKMAKALNLKTQTLEAITSLALLNVQEGVSNVDSHPKTTLNNQDGDIFFRDAYKLLKEAEALLPYIYNKESQIHYYFAYARYYLEIINYLGKKKKDNAVARELEQAIQEVTKITTKALNITQELGLKRLQPEAMFLYVQALSVSGEKDKAANYYENCRQLAEMMGLKPFLRMTARMPV
- the bzdQ gene encoding benzoyl-CoA reductase, bzd-type, subunit Q; the encoded protein is MNHMAQQQTATATKTKEFWRWKEYNWHDDAKDWKKAKIVTAGVDVGSVSSKTAIMIDGELYAYSLMRTGADSPQSARKTMEWAMEGTGMTLDNVQYVVGTGYGRVNVPFAKKAITEIACHARGANHIWGPTVKTVLDMGGQDCKAIKCDEKGKVTAFLMNDKCAAGTGRGMEVFADLLSVPIEEMGEWSFKVDKEPEPVSSTCVVFAKSEAIGLLRQGWPKEKVLAAYSSAMAHRVFTLLEKVGVEKDFVITGGIAKNVGVVRRIEGELKIKALDRPSQYDPQLAGAIGGALFAKALVEKSK